A portion of the Lathamus discolor isolate bLatDis1 chromosome 5, bLatDis1.hap1, whole genome shotgun sequence genome contains these proteins:
- the LOC136014743 gene encoding SUN domain-containing protein 3-like has translation MDSQRAFTFIPPSIFTQSAFACSYAKKRASDSLAAKEMLLKGRKMKALKTVPLVLLIRLFLFGESRWNWDLRMAFTTWDCWVKKASRGLQPSSPPTFGIPNSRPAGNDIGEALSRTQTLKEQLQKLQEEFYHLHWSLKDVTERALHEALKQSKLPGFSGSAVQEIINQVVEKLEENQVPMTDYALKSSGAAVIPEYTSPSYRNTAYKISLFSLTVMDYVRSPELILEKENHLGNCWPFHGSQGHVFIKLSVPVIPRAVTLDHVSGPALHGDGISSAPKDFAVYGVTEEQEEQFLGQFVFLAPLNPTQTFQLKNEHSGFVNYILLQVLSNWGHPDYTCIYRFRVHGDPASNEGKVAL, from the exons ATGGATTCCCAGCGTGCTTTTAcattcatccctccctccatcttcACCCAGTCTGCATTTGCCTGCAGTTACGCAAAGAAAAGGGCCAGTGATAGCCTGGCTGctaaagaaatgctgctgaaggggag GAAAATGAAGGCTCTGAAGACAGTGCCCCTGGTGCTGCTCATCCGCCTGTTCTTGTTTGGTGAGTCTCGTTGGAACTGGGACCTGAGGATG GCGTTCACCACGTGGGACTGCTGGGTGAAGAAGGCCTCTCGAGGGCTGCAGCCTTCATCTCCTCCTACATTTGGCATCCCCAACAGCAG GCCAGCAGGGAACGACATAGGAGAAGCGCTGAGTAGAACCCAGACCCTCAAAGAACAGctccagaagctgcaggaagagttCTATCACCTGCACTGGAGCCTCAAGGATGTCACTGAGCGTGCTCTCCATGAAGCCTTGAAGCAGTCTAAGCTCCCAGGCTTCTCTGGATCG gctgttcAAGAGATCATCAATCAAGTCgtggagaagctggaagaaaaccaagtccCAATGACTGATTATGCCCTCAAATCATCAG gGGCTGCTGTCATTCCTGAATACACAAGTCCATCCTACCGGAATACGGCGTATAAAATCAGCCTGTTTTCCCTGACAGTGATGGATTATGTGAGATCTCCTGAGCTTATTCTTGAG aaggaaaatcatCTAGGAAACTGCTGGCCCTTCCATGGAAGTCAGGGACACGTCTTCATCAAGCTCTCTGTGCCAGTCATTCCCAGAGCAGTCACCCTGGACCATGTCTCAGGGCCAGCGCTCCATGGAGACGGTATCTCCAGTGCTCCAAAGGACTTTGCTGTCTAC GGGGTGACGGAAGAACAGGAGGAGCAGTTCCTGggacagtttgttttcctggcacCACTGAATCCCACTCAGACCTTTCAGCTAAAG aaCGAGCACTCTGGGTTTGTGAATTACATCCTGCTGCAAGTGCTGAGCAACTGGGGCCACCCGGACTACACCTGCATATATCGGTTCAGGGTGCACGGTGATCCTGCCAGCAACGAGGGGAAGGTGGCACTTTGA